The Candida dubliniensis CD36 chromosome 2, complete sequence genome contains a region encoding:
- a CDS encoding hypothetical integral membrane protein, conserved has product MLHPGVRLTKRVYRQSQPLLKKNEHEMLFNYSKRLLQTIRFLISLSRKSLIKIIRVIFLQRSTLSTFAFAYIFEVLPKLLTNTVYHLFQLRMKGLGNETLKILIGPLDPQRLPIFMTKLVATLNAFTPIYSSILSPHMSNNKLSFYSSFLAAFTSALLNFPSFQHHKLKHDRYYTLDWTLILVTRALDTLIISNFKSIFHTNSKTAKRVGAYGDIVLFVCACFFIMDSWFFEPEKLTPHYAKWISKASHVDENVLLGIRYLRDGELDYHPAKPLPHQKHFEDFCIKYNKDPKLGDLNQIDKIPCEILHQFTTKSCWKHVLLLFWVQFKFAFKLYATLNTFLFVFIKKFRGSPLKNLYKTIRSASFLGAFTGIHWAAFCFIRNNHPNWFGQKFWDILAPKAGSALCGTSILLEYPSRRNELSLFVLPKALGTFIDPTPTETNIATEVIAFSLSFAVLIAYARSQPSKLRGLVGKGLSYMVKH; this is encoded by the coding sequence ATGTTACATCCTGGAGTTAGACTCACCAAAAGAGTATACAGACAATCACAGCCATTgctaaaaaagaatgaacATGAAATGTTGTTCAATTATTCAAAGAGATTGTTGCAGACTATACGATTTCTTATCAGTTTATCGAGAAAATCActtatcaaaataatcaGAGTGATTTTCTTGCAGAGATCCACTTTGAGTACCTTTGCATTTGCCTATATTTTTGAAGTTCTACCcaaattattaacaaatacagtttatcatttatttcaattacGAATGAAGGGGTTAGGGAATGAAACTTTAAAGATTTTAATTGGTCCATTAGATCCACAAAGATTACCTATTTTCATGACAAAACTAGTGGCCACATTAAATGCATTTACCCCGATTTACAGTTCAATCCTACTGCCGCATATGTCAAATAACAAATTGTCCTTTTATAGTTCATTTTTGGCAGCATTTACCTCGGCATTGTTAAATTTCCCTAGTTTCCAACACcacaaattgaaacatGATAGATATTACACGTTAGACTGGACTCTAATCCTAGTAACTAGAGCATTAGATACATTGATTAtatccaatttcaaatccatCTTCCACACAAATCTGAAAACAGCTAAAAGAGTTGGTGCTTATGGAGATATAGTTTTATTTGTATGTGCttgtttctttattatGGATTCCTGGTTTTTTGAACCAGAAAAATTGACCCCACATTATGCCAAATGGATCTCCAAAGCATCACATGTAGATGAAAATGTATTATTAGGGATAAGGTATCTTAGAGATGGGGAATTAGATTATCATCCTGCCAAACCATTACCACATCAAAAACattttgaagatttttgcattaaatataataaagatCCGAAATTAGGAgatttgaatcaaattgataaaattccGTGTGAAATTCTACATCAGTTCACCACCAAAAGTTGCTGGAAACAcgttttgttattattttggGTTCAATTCAAGTTTGCATTCAAATTGTATGCCACTTTAAAtacttttttatttgtctTTATTAAAAAGTTCAGGGGAAGTCCgttaaaaaatttatataaaacAATTCGATCGGCTTCATTTTTAGGTGCATTTACTGGTATACATTGGGCAGCTTTCTGTTTCATTAGAAATAATCACCCAAATTGGTTCGGACAAAAATTCTGGGACATTTTAGCCCCAAAAGCAGGGTCTGCCTTGTGTGGAACCAGTATTTTATTGGAATACCCAAGTCGTCGGAATGAATTAtctttatttgttttgccTAAGGCATTAGGGACTTTTATCGATCCAACCCCCACTGAAACAAACATAGCAACCGAGGTGATAGCTTTTAGTTTAAGTTTTGCAGTGTTGATAGCCTATGCTAGACTGCAACCAAGTAAATTGAGAGGGTTAGTGGGTAAAGGATTGAGTTACATGGTTAAACATTAG